A window of the Trichoderma asperellum chromosome 6, complete sequence genome harbors these coding sequences:
- a CDS encoding uncharacterized protein (EggNog:ENOG41) yields the protein MVQDWTRDSLPRHQTFQPQYYSTDTATRHQSFSSERYSSDVVQRHHPFPQERVGVETDNARFQDGNDSRRHLMSIDDALRTHCGIVAKHYFVTAITDDGATMTFFNPTTGRGMSDNTIRQFFDVTKYRQVMARIDSGADPMLDDYTLEDGFYGRSAGLNRSRMDRRRNSAFGDWSGSPVRQGRKRPRGTRAINDEDDLPMTVSSRRCIKIGDSAAVWGFYEQRFKNCQQTACKLIAKAWVKAVEPKKQSTHPYTGSDEKAPGWWPKAWGPTKDDKVRHKEPDHLYKRERVHLLAHILRLVVEPNHKQHTEIQKLGLNVKKLDETTNEALSSFFMDNEANAKKKPFLTEIFKVARLEERYKNGEIDGTTEVYVMAEDKMPESYASDPEDVGFIKDEEDHDVSRSKPPVSQGLPHPVSEPSSATSIRGSAFINDLTARANTFPQSMISDIPPQQHTFVEGSALSVHNGQAVTTATTAAAAATGNLTLDLVATSHDASRRPSVFSDYASPGGNLYPQQWPQASATTSGSSMYQYSQQQTAAQPATFVSSGVSITPGQPFMPNSFDAPHRNEYDPNGNAIFRSGDLSQTPPVNQQQGYNYAMSNDARGMRVMAQVVDSAGHRHSLQ from the exons ATGGTTCAGGACTGGACGCGGGATTCACTTCCCCGTCACCAGACGTTTCAACCTCAGTATTATTCTACTGATACGGCTACGCGGCATCAATCTTTCTCGTCAGAGAGATATTCCTCTGATGTCGTTCAGCGACACCACCCCTTTCCACAGGAGCGCGTTGGCGTAGAAACTGATAATGCTCGTTTCCAAGATGGCAATGACTCGCGCCGCCATTTGATG TCAATCGACGATGCTCTTCGAACGCATTGCGGTATTGTTGCTAAGCATTATTTTGTCACTGCTATTACCGACGATGGCGCCACTATGACCTTTTTCAACCCTACCACTGGGCGTGGGATGAGCGACAACACGATTCGCCAATTTTTTGATGTTACTAAATATCGCCAGGTTATGGCCCGTATTGATTCAG GTGCTGATCCTATGTTGGACGATTACACTCTCGAGGACGGCTTTTACGGTCGTTCCGCTGGGCTCAATCGCAGTCGAATGGACCGTCGCCGCAACTCTGCATTCGGAGATTGGAGTGGCAGTCCTGTTCGTCAAGGCCGCAAGCGCCCCAGAGGAACGCGGGCTAtaaatgatgaagacgatctTCCCATGACCGTTTCATCTCGCAGGTGCATCAAGATTGGCGACTCGGCTGCTGTTTGGGGCTTTTACGAACAGCGGTTCAAGAACTGCCAGCAGACGGCCTGCAAACTCATTGCCAAGGCTTGGGTCAAGGCAGTGGAGCCCAAGAAGCAATCAACGCATCCTTACACTGGTAGCGATGAAAAGGCACCAGGATGGTGGCCGAAAGCGTGGGGTCCCACAAAGGACGACAAGGTCCGGCATAAAGAGCCCGATCATTTATACAAGCGAG AGCGTGTCCACCTTCTCGCCCACATCCTCAGGCTGGTCGTGGAACCTAACCACAAGCAGCATACTGAAATCCAGAAGCTTGGCCTGAATGTGAAGAAGCTTGATGAGACCACGAATGAAGCGCTGTCATCCTTCTTCATGGATAACGAGGCAaatgccaagaagaagccgttTCTTACTGAAATCTTCAAGGTAGCTCGCCTGGAGGAGCGGTACAAGAATGGCGAAATCG ATGGCACAACTGAAGTCTACGTCATGGCAGAAGATAAAATGCCAGAGAGCTACGCTTCAGACCCTGAGGATGTTGGCTTTATcaaggacgaagaggatcATGATGTATCCAGGTCCAAACCTCCAGTTTCTCAGGGCTTGCCGCACCCAGTATCGGAGCCCAGCTCTGCCACGAGCATTCGTGGATCAGCCTTCATTAATGATTTAACAGCGCGGGCCAATACATTCCCTCAGTCAATGATTTCGGACATTCCCCCTCAGCAGCATACATTCGTCGAGGGTAGCGCACTCTCCGTCCACAATGGTCAAGCAGTAACCACTGCTACCActgcagccgcagctgctACTGGTAACCTTACTCTGGATCTGGTTGCCACCTCTCACGATGCCAGCCGACGACCATCGGTGTTCAGCGACTACGCTAGCCCAGGAGGGAACTTGTACCCCCAACAGTGGCCACAGGCCTCGGCGACCACCAGTGGATCCTCCATGTACCAGTATAGTCAGCAGCAAACGGCTGCACAGCCAGCAACATTTGTGAGTTCCGGGGTGTCCATCACACCTGGCCAGCCCTTCATGCCGAACTCTTTTGATGCACCACATCGCAATGAATACGACCCAAACGGAAACGCGATATTCCGATCGGGTGACCTGTCACAAACGCCTCCCGTTaatcagcagcaaggctaCAATTATGCAATGTCCAATGATGCGCGTGGAATGAGGGTCATGGCCCAAGTTGTGGATAGCGCTGGACATCGCCATTCCCTCCaatag
- a CDS encoding uncharacterized protein (EggNog:ENOG41) — MLVTYKNNRLIPALIIAACFFLFYCLIDPSLENYGHNPYAAKQKGIVVEEVELADGERRVVELKKTPQVEKVETPADDKVQYVAPVGSSNKSTAKDKPAAKATSYNGLSTDDVLLIVKTGGTTVWKRMLVHLTTTLAHDRIPLDSTVIYSDLPERIGPFNIIDVLANMSSTAKAQPDFDVYRQQPEYMANNYYVEAAGVNGDEWGPVGGWIIDKYKFIPLIQHAGDNWPKAKWYIYMEDDAYLFLPGVLGYLAKFDWTQPHYLGSYAAKSDVIFAHGGAGFALSRGAWEQSFGKQGHENGGLTEEYYQYTADHCCGDQVLAHALRKHGVNFGENGGDGKFTFGFNPVVHWAFAFASANWCSPLLSWHKVHNRDIARYYEVERGWDWSKGPLLHRDFFNAMILPSIKEHAEWWDNYSGVFEVASGNREWAPKPGPDNGKYDEALWSKAWESVEACEAACQGWTKCMQWNFVEDLCKMDDKIYMGQGYAPGMSQRKTSLKHTSGWMYKRLEDWKC; from the coding sequence ATGTTGGTGACTTACAAGAATAACCGGTTGATCCCGGCCCTCATCATTGCcgcctgtttttttctcttctactGCCTCATCGACCCCTCGCTAGAGAACTATGGACACAATCCGTACGCTGCGAAGCAGAAGGGCATCGTGGTCGAGGAGGTGGAGCTTGCCGATGGCGAGCGTCGGGTGgtcgagctgaagaagacacCACAGGTGGAAAAGGTCGAGACGCCTGCCGACGACAAGGTGCAATATGTCGCCCCAgtcggcagcagcaacaagagtACGGCCAAAGACAAGCCAGCGGCCAAGGCCACCTCATACAATGGCCTCTCAACGGACGACGTGCTGCTGATTGTCAAGACCGGCGGCACCACCGTGTGGAAGCGCATGCTGGTGCACCTCACCACCACGCTCGCCCACGACCGCATTCCCCTGGACAGCACCGTCATCTACTCTGACTTGCCCGAGCGCATTGGGCCCTTCAACATCATCGACGTCCTGGCAAACATGTCTTCCACCGCAAAGGCGCAGCCCGACTTTGACGTCTACCGCCAGCAGCCCGAGTACATGGCCAACAACTACTACGTCGAGGCCGCGGGCGTCAACGGCGACGAATGGGGCCCCGTCGGAGGCTGGATCATCGACAAGTACAAGTTCATCCCGCTCATCCAGCACGCGGGCGACAACTGGCCAAAGGCCAAGTGGTACATCTACATGGAGGATGACGCGTACCTCTTCCTGCCGGGCGTCCTGGGCTACCTGGCCAAGTTCGACTGGACGCAGCCGCACTACCTGGGCAGCTACGCGGCCAAGTCGGACGTCATCTTCGCCCACGGCGGCGCGGGCTTTGCGCTGTCGAGGGGCGCGTGGGAGCAGTCCTTTGGCAAGCAGGGCCACGAGAACGGCGGGCTGACGGAGGAGTACTACCAGTACACGGCCGACCACTGCTGCGGCGACCAGGTTCTGGCCCACGCGCTGCGCAAGCACGGCGTCAACTTTGGCGAGAACGGCGGCGACGGCAAGTTCACCTTTGGCTTCAACCCGGTGGTGCACTGggcctttgcctttgccagCGCAAACTGGTGCAGCCCGTTGCTGTCGTGGCACAAGGTGCACAACCGCGACATCGCGCGCTACTACGAGGTCGAGCGCGGCTGGGACTGGAGCAAGGGCCCGCTGCTGCATCGCGACTTCTTCAACGCCATGATCCTGCCCAGCATCAAGGAGCACGCCGAGTGGTGGGACAACTACTCGGGCGTCTTCGAGGTCGCGTCGGGCAACCGCGAGTGGGCACCGAAGCCGGGGCCCGACAACGGCAAATACGACGAGGCGCTCTGGAGCAAGGCCTGGGAGTCGGTCGAGGCGTGCGAGGCCGCGTGCCAGGGCTGGACAAAGTGCATGCAGTGGAACTTTGTCGAGGATCTGTGCAAGATGGACGACAAGATATACATGGGCCAGGGCTATGCGCCGGGCATGTCGCAGAGGAAGACGTCGCTGAAGCACACGAGCGGGTGGATGTACAAGCGGTTGGAGGATTGGAAGTGCTAA
- a CDS encoding uncharacterized protein (TransMembrane:8 (i21-42o48-67i253-274o351-370i449-464o470-490i550-572o584-603i)), which produces MMDSFQDAAGPQVVTKGRHTTLLRMAINVIGCLISIPAYWAITVHCHYPVTLDLVFTILLTELNRLVNEGRRIQFYEEESPEPLLPPRDEGYGSYSSTPYDEKNMSFMESQIVPQSRLDSMAAVVGWREDPALFTRALESYKNAKHCTFMLVGIDGDDVADRDMVDVFNIVFPTQSKVIHVPQPLGEVAEQFLAKHIAICKQNGQPINMEECHDIAMRHCFQLARTIIEQEGVNLSNVRHICLRQRHMHKKGIMFTTFVFALVIADVLGIEFLWSSDSDTLVLPNSIHKTVDAIAQDPTIGGASSGLIVHNGHETAVTNLAATVYWGELYLTRSSPAFTATSDCQSGPSTVFRLAALPAILIPWYLQTLLGKRMIINEDRHLTTNLLKRGWGVVFASDVLAATDTPTTLARWLKQQVRWARATHIESLLQPKVYLITHPLLFYSMSKRELGPLIALIATMWYFFTGEQLIIVFIADLFVRVVASALYNLLRNPHRLERASLKWIIPGMFFYHIPLPGVHVWSLLTLTADGWGTSMRNNSEMAKKDSVRQAWWETGFFVGWMAVVAGCVARWLATYYELSSGELLLAMVVSSAATAAVAWRLTIYQMS; this is translated from the exons ATGATGGACTCCTTCCAGGATGCGGCTGGTCCCCAAGTCGTGACCAAGGGACGCCATACAACGCTGCTTCGCATGGCCATCAACGTTATTGGCTGCTTGATCAGCATCCCTGCCTACTGGGCCATCACTGTGCACTGTCACTATCCTGTCACTCTGGATCTTGTCTTTACAATCCTCCTCACGGAGCTGAACCGGCTTGTGAACGAAGGCCGTAGGATTCAGTTCTACGAGGAAGAGTCTCCGGAGCCGCTTCTTCCTCCACGAGATGAGGGCTACGGCTCTTACAGCTCGACCCCGTATGACGAAAAGAATATGAGCTTTATGGAGTCGCAAATTGTGCCGCAGTCGAGGTTGGACAGcatggctgctgttgtgGGATGGCGTGAGGATCCTGCCCTGTTTACTAGGGCGTTGGAGAGTTACAAGAATGCCAAGCACTGCACCTTTATGCTGGTGGGCATTGATGGAGATGACGTGGCTGATCGTGACATGGTTGACGTTTTTAACATT GTATTTCCCACTCAGTCCAAGGTGATTCACGTCCCTCAGCCATTGGGCGAGGTGGCAGAGCAGTTCCTCGCCAAGCATATTGCCATCTGCAAGCAGAACGGCCAGCCCATCAACATGGAGGAGTGCCACGACATTGCAATGAGACACTGCTTCCAGCTTGCCCGCACCATCATCGAACAGGAGGGGGTCAACCTCAGCAACGTGCGCCACATCTGCCTCCGCCAGCGGCACATGCACAAGAAGGGCATCATGTTCACCACGTTTGTCTTTGCACTGGTCATCGCCGACGTCTTGGGCATTGAGTTCCTGTGGTCGTCGGACTCGGACACGCTGGTGCTGCCCAACTCGATCCACAAGACGGTCGATGCCATTGCTCAGGACCCAACCATTGGAGGCGCCAGCTCTGGCCTGATTGTCCACAACGGACACGAGACTGCCGTGACGAACCTGGCGGCCACCGTCTACTGGGGCGAGCTGTATCTGACGCGCTCCTCACCCGCCTTCACCGCGACGAGTGACTGCCAAAGCGGTCCCAGCACCGTGTTCCGCCTGGCTGCGCTGCCGGCCATCTTGATCCCCTGGTACCTCCAGACGCTGCTCGGCAAGCGCATGATCATCAACGAGGACCGCCATCTCACCACCAACCTTCTCAAACGCGGCTGGGGCGTCGTCTTCGCCTCCGACGTGCTCGCGGCCACGGATACACCGACGACGCTCGCCCGCTGGCTCAAGCAGCAGGTCCGCTGGGCGCGCGCCACGCACATCGaatcgctgctgcagcccaaGGTCTACCTCATCACACACCCGCTGCTCTTCTACAGCATGAGCAAGCGCGAGCTTGGCCCACTGATTGCGCTCATCGCCACGATGTGGTACTTCTTCACGGGCGAGcagctcatcatcgtcttcatcgccgaCCTGTTCGTGCGCGTCGTGGCCAGCGCGCTGTACAACCTGCTCCGCAACCCGCACCGCCTGGAGCGCGCGTCTCTCAAGTGGATCATCCCGGGCATGTTCTTCTACCACATCCCGCTGCCCGGCGTGCACGTCTGGAGCCTGCTGACGCTGACGGCGGACGGTTGGGGCACCAGCATGCGCAACAACAGcgagatggccaagaaggacaGCGTCCGGCAGGCCTGGTGGGAGACTGGCTTCTTCGTCGGCTGGATGGCCGTCGTTGCGGGCTGTGTGGCGAGATGGCTGGCGACGTATTATGAGCTGTCGAGCGGGGAGCTGCTGTTGGCCATGGTGGTGAGCTCtgcggcgacggcggcggtggcgtgGAGATTGACTATTTACCAAATGTCATGA
- a CDS encoding uncharacterized protein (EggNog:ENOG41), which translates to MPKKAGPSLLCEWMVGTSIQSALGPLPKAPKTKPRPKKRDLIKLHVTTDEESGEDTLTITYPRSERLDQSKETPVAAPEPAALEPESESEPEAVEVVKKVRFEKELASAAAAMPKKSAMKKKTLVTFCEEEETTSDSSGDVTSTSASSGEATPEASSSNESSAADTSSAGDTSSDESSKAVKASRSRKYPKSRKMEKSTQSSDSEADSDPHPTCKCKDCTTERKKRKQEPLCEKKKCKKNEKSVSPKRAEPETDSEAEASASEAESSTNEKPSPSKKAKDNKKGKKKAEVSDTEGETSESTKEASESEDVPEKSQEKKKNKNEKGGKKAADSSKNEGEAKTEEIKKAVEKEKESSEAKSDAGKSKDKEIDDSKKPTAEATVLPYETKYANGHPYSHSRPPNLIAPIRAEVMHTERVVETQDDPLPNAYYDALHNVVRIYHGSVYGQNGRHMFANREGTSGQPHHPDTTHQMQNPYYSSYNNVMPFGPPPPPRQQQLPIHGYEHVPITQGIPMPGWNAMVPPPGYPPYNYYGGPMLPPWYDQQLNKQARDALDMNYTPDSKRGKSKSQEPDNNVMPEATKPNPYYTKRVSPFSNMGSNRPASNGKPPSNSGNSKNGGKDDVPNWDTSSRRSVGAWANSSNHGGATWGDAAPADTNNNTGGGDQWGTGGGDAWNTTSNSDQWNNTGGNQWGAGSNNGAWTASGNDQNNQSVWNTGDTANTGGATWGDGIANDQQQTTKEGGNNNGNQNQGQSSPPTGGKEPTPAMIDNNVAPIAVTTASSEEQSKMPGSWCSDHDGQAAFVNPSRQEYQPPSAVPEWGDPTLAASTGGQVNW; encoded by the exons ATGCCTAAGAAGGCGGGCCCTTCCCTCCTCTGCGAGTGGATGGTCGGCACGAGTATTCAATCCGCTCTCGGACCTCTTCCCAAAGCACCAAAAACCAAGCCCAGACCAAAGAAGCGCGACCTCATCAAGCTTCATGTAACAACGGATGAAGAATCTGGCGAAGATACCCTCACAATCACATACCCTCGATCTGAGCGCCTTGACCAAAGCAAGGAAACGCCGGTTGCAGCGCCGGAGCCTGCAGCGCTAGAGCCTGAATCGGAATCCGAACCCGAGGCAGTAGAAGTAGTGAAGAAGGTTCGATTCGAGAAAGAACTTGcttcagccgcagctgcaATGCCGAAGAAATCcgccatgaagaagaagactttgGTGACTTTctgtgaagaggaagagacaaCGTCAGACTCTAGTGGAGATGTTACATCTACCTCCGCTTCCTCGGGAGAAGCGACTCCAGAGGCTAGTTCTTCCAATgagagctctgctgctgatacATCTTCAGCTGGAGACACTTCCTCTGACGAATCCTCCAAGGCAGTCAAAGcgtcaaggtcaaggaaATACCCCAAAAGCAGGAAAATGGAGAAATCCACTCAGAGTTCAGATAGTGAGGCGGACTCTGATCCTCACCCTACATGCAAATGCAAGGACTGTACcacagagaggaagaaacgaAAGCAAGAACCACTCtgtgagaagaaaaagtgcaagaagaatgagaagaGTGTATCCCCGAAAAGGGCAGAGCCTGAGACTGATTCAGAAGCCGAGGCATCAGCATCTGAAGCGGAGTCCTCAACCAACGAGAAACCTTCGCCAtcgaaaaaggcaaaagacaataagaaaggaaaaaagaaggccgAAGTTTCTGATACCGAAGGTGAGACCTCGGAATCAACAAAAGAGGCTTCAGAGTCTGAAGATGTGCCGGAAAAAtctcaagagaagaaaaagaataagaatgaaaagggggggaagaaggCAGCAGATTCTTCCAAGAACGAGGGAGAAGCTAAAACCGAAGAAATCAAAAAAGCcgtagagaaagaaaaagaatcatCCGAAGCAAAATCCGACGCAGGCAAAAGCAAGGATAAGGAGATTGACGATTCAAAGAAGCCTACCGCTGAGGCTACTGTGCTACCTTATGAGACAAAGTACGCAAACGGCCATCCTTACTCACACTCTCGCCCCCCTAACCTCATTGCTCCTATCCGCGCCGAGGTTATGCATACGGAGCGTGTTGTCGAAACGCAAGATGATCCATTACCAAACGCGTACTACGATGCTCTCCATAACGTAGTTCGCATATATCACGGTTCAGTATATGGACAAAATGGACGGCACATGTTTGCAAACCGAGAAGGGACATCCGGGCAACCACATCACCCTGACACAACACATCAAATGCAGAATCCGTATTACTCTAGTTACAACAATGTAATGCCTTTTgggccgccaccaccaccgcggcagcagcagctacctATTCATGGATACGAGCATGTGCCAATTACTCAAGGCATTCCGATGCCAGGCTGGAACGCCATGGTGCCACCTCCCGGATACCCGCCATACAACTACTATGGAGGTCCAATGCTACCACCTTGGTACGACCAACAGCTCAACAAGCAAGCTAGAGACGCACTTGACATGAATTATACTCCTGATAGCAAAAGAGGCAAGAGTAAATCACAAGAGCCAGATAATAACGTCATGCCAGAGGCGACAAAA CCGAATCCATACTACACGAAAAGAGTGTCGCCGTTCAGCAACATGGGTAGCAACCGACCAGCTTCCAATGGTAAGCCGCCATCAAATTCTGGAAATTCAAAAAATGGTGGTAAGGATGATGTTCCCAATTGGGATACCTCTTCTCGGAGAAGCGTTGGGGCGTGGGCAAACAGCAGTAACCACGGCGGCGCGACATGGGGCGATGCTGCTCCCGCTGATACGAACAACAACACCGGAGGTGGTGATCAATGGGGCACTGGTGGAGGAGACGCATGGAATACAACAAGCAATAGTGACCAGTGGAATAACACAGGAGGCAATCAATGGGGAGCGGGCAGTAATAACGGAGCTTGGACTGCGTCTGGAAATGATCAGAATAACCAGAGTGTTTGGAATACTGGCGATACAGCAAATACTGGGGGTGCTACCTGGGGTGATGGCATCGCAAACGACCAACAGCAAACGACCAAAGAaggcggcaacaacaacggtAACCAAAATCAAGGGCAGTCAAGTCCTCCAACAGGAGGAAAGGAGCCAACTCCCGCCATGATCGATAACAATGTTGCACCCATCGCGGTGACGACAGCTTCATCAGAGGAACAGTCCAAGATGCCGGGTAGCTGGTGTTCCGATCATGACGGGCAAGCGGCGTTTGTGAATCCGTCGCGGCAGGAGTATCAGCCTCCATCGGCAGTGCCAGAGTGGGGGGATCCAACTTTGGCGGCGAGTACGGGTGGACAGGTGAATTGGTGA
- a CDS encoding uncharacterized protein (BUSCO:EOG092D430G): MMADTLVTEHPDLSGFPGSPGQKRKRELESPNLGRAKRAAPPAAMSASPADTAAFIENAIEASQAAAASGVNVADFNALQQAAAADHTDASDPSNATSTAQAALGMYPTLHVPPSTEEQFSAQVAVDPDHGHENAFKHDTPFSTDVTQQTDPLMDSTVNQNPPPPPNGVQPHPPPPPPHPRYVIQPPPSNPKPSVGSEEWHKMRKDNHKEVERRRRETINEGINELAKIVPGCEKNKGSILQRAVSFITQLKENEQQNIEKWTLEKLLTEQAITELSASNDKLKQECERLYRELETWKRVAQQAGLEPPAAPKEEPNPAMQSS; the protein is encoded by the exons ATGATGGCCGACACACTTGTAACTGAACATCCTGATCTATCTGGCTTTCCAGGCTCTCCTGGGCAGAAACGAAAGCGCGAATTAGAAAGCCCCAACCTCGGACGCGCAAAGCGTGCTGCTCCTCCCGCAGCCATGTCAGCGTCACCGGCGGACACGGCCGCCTTCATCGAGAACGCCATCGAGGCCTCGCAGGCAGCCGCAGCCAGTGGCGTCAATGTTGCAGATTTCAATGCCCTTCAGCAGGCCGCCGCTGCGGATCATACCGACGCCTCGGACCCTTCCAATGCTACCAGCACAGCTCAGGCTGCCCTGGGCATGTATCCGACGCTCCACGTACCGCCATCCACCGAGGAGCAGTTCTCGGCTCAGGTAGCTGTTGACCCTGATCACGGCCATGAAAACGCATTCAAACACGATACCCCTTTCAGCACAGATGTCACACAGCAGACTGACCCTCTGATGGACTCAACGGTCAACCAAAACCCACCACCTCCCCCGAACGGAGTTCAACCtcaccctcctcctcctcctccacaccCCAGATATGTCATCCAACCTCCTCCGTCTAATCCCAAGCCAAGCGTTGGATCAGAAGAATGGCACAAGATGCGCAAAGACAACCACAAAGAAG TGGAACGTCGCCGTCGTGAGACTATTAATGAAGGCATCAACGAGTTGGCCAAGATTGTACCGGGCTGCGAAAAGAACAAAGGTTCGATTTTACAGCGGGCTGTGAGCTTCATCACTCAGCTTAAGGAGAACGAGCAGCAGAACATTGAGAAATGGAcgctggagaagctcctcACAGAGCAAGCTATAACGGAGCTCAGTGCATCCAATGATAAGCTCAAGCAGGAGTGCGAGAGGCTCTATCGGGAGCTGGAAACGTGGAAGCGAGTTGCACAGCAAGCTGGACTTGAGCCGCCAGCTGCACCAAAGGAAGAGCCGAATCCCGCCATGCAGTCAAGTTAG
- a CDS encoding uncharacterized protein (EggNog:ENOG41), with protein MSPVPSPEIRATIAEKLSQLSLAVETSPGFNRDSPAASGGLFHVWDFVKRTEYMLSEVEGIRQPGYEFKHAGQIKITKRGEAAAQELFNDTFTRSMTIDQLINGPPMMRNMMGMGGNIPPEVAAASKAVLEAFPEN; from the exons ATGTCTCCCGTCCCCTCCCCCGAAATCCGCGCCACAATCGCCGAAAagctcagccagctcagccTCGCCGTCGAGACGAGCCCGGGCTTCAACCGCGACTCGCCGGCGGCCAGCGGCGGGCTCTTCCACGTCTGGGACTTTGTCAAGCGGACTGAGTATATGCTTTCTGAGGTGGAGGGCATTCGGCAGCCGGGATATGAGTTTAAGCATGCGGGGCAGATTAAGATAA CAAAGCGTGGTGAAGCCGCCGCGCAGGAACTCTTCAACGACACCTTTACGCGCTCCATGACCATTGACCAGCTCATCAATGGGCCGCCGATGATGCGCAACATGATGGGCATGGGGGGCAATATTCCACCAGAGGTTGCGGCCGCGAGCAAGGCTGTTTTGGAGGCGTTTCCCGAAAACTAA
- a CDS encoding uncharacterized protein (EggNog:ENOG41~TransMembrane:7 (o14-35i47-68o74-96i185-204o224-241i262-282o302-325i)) — translation MAPPTQTFNLDVEAISGICGSISIACWVVVFSPQIIQNFQRSSADALSIQFIIIWLLGDVFNILGAVLQGVLPTMIILAVYYTIADIVLLGQLFYYRGFTWRDEPTPPSPPKTNGNGNTSTPATTSTDVDEYTALIARVESHGHHHHDRRGRRGSDWSGFSPAVPHIPEPPTTPQPPPTALQTTMWNSIVILMVCAAGVAGWFLGERATGREKSPADSSDNLEFNTLGQVFGYFCAALYIASRLPQLILNWRRKTTEGLSMLFFLFACLGNATYVLSIVVYAPHCGEEACTPEEARRLYGRYILVNLSWLAGSAMTLLLDFGVFIQYFLYRVEDDVSDDETPGGEDSSAIDERYDQRPLLDRGD, via the exons ATGGCTCCTCCAACGCAGACTTTTAACCTGGACGTTGAAGCCATCTCTGGCATTTGCGG GTCTATATCCATTGCCTGCTGGG TTGTCGTATTCTCTCCGCAGATCATACAAAACTTCCAACGAAGCAGTGCCGACGCTCTTTCGATtcaattcatcatcatctggctCTTGGGAGATGTCTTCAACATTCTCGGAGCGGTTTTGCAGGGAGTTCTTCCCACCATG ATCATTCTGGCGGTATACTACACAATCGCCGATATTGTGCTGCTGGGCCAACTCTTTTACTACCGTGGCTTTACGTGGCGCGACGAGCCGACCCCTCCATCCCCGCCAAAGACAAATGGCAACGGCAACACTTCTACACCGGCGACCACCTCCACCGATGTGGATGAGTATACTGCTCTGATTGCAAGAGTAGAGAGTCAtggccaccatcatcatgacCGCCGTGGTCGGCGCGGATCAGATTGGTCTGGCTTCTCGCCTGCAGTACCGCATATTCCCGAGCCACCGACGACCCCACAACCACCACCGACTGCCCTGCAAACTACCATGTGGAATTCAATTGTGATCCTCATGGTATGCGCGGCTGGCGTTGCAGGATGGTTCTTGGGCGAGAGGGCCACTGGCCGCGAGAAGTCCCCTGCCGATAGCAGCGATAATCTAGAGTTCAACACTTTGGGTCAAGTGTTTGGATACTTTTGCGCCGCTTTATACATTGCCTCTCGACTGCCGCAACTTATTCTTAACTGGAGACGCAAGACGACGGAAGGCCTTAgcatgctcttcttcttgtttgctTGTCTAGGAAACGCCACCTATGTCTTGTCTATTGTTGTATATGCACCGCATTGCGGCGAAGAAGCCTGCACTCCAGAGGAAGCAAGGCGCCTCTATGGTCGTTACATCCTCGTGAATCTAAGCTGGCTGGCAGGCAGCGCCATGACGCTTCTGTTAGACTTTGGTGTTTTTATCCAGTACTTTTTGTACAGGGTAGAGGACGATGTTTCGGACGACGAGACCCCTGGCGGCGAGGACAGCAGTGCTATCGATGAGCGTTACGATCAGAGACCGCTGCTTGACCGGGGTGATTAA